One Budorcas taxicolor isolate Tak-1 chromosome 6, Takin1.1, whole genome shotgun sequence DNA segment encodes these proteins:
- the TIFA gene encoding TRAF-interacting protein with FHA domain-containing protein A codes for MSSFEDVDTEETVTSLHMTLYHPGHQRSGIFQSIKFCNRETLPTSEVVKFGRNSSTCRYTFQDKQVSRVQFSLQLFKKFDSSVVSFEIKNMSKKTNLLVDDKELGYLNKMDLPDKCLIRFGDYQFLVEKEDGESLEFFEIQFFLSIRPLLQENKWLPQKPTPECGSYSPCSIQNNSPMEAGENEW; via the coding sequence ATGTCCAGTTTTGAGGATGTGGACACAGAAGAGACAGTAACTAGTCTCCACATGACTCTTTACCATCCTGGCCACCAGCGAAGTGGAATATTCCAATCAATAAAGTTTTGTAACCGAGAGACACTCCCCACCAGCGAAGTGGTGAAATTTGGCCGAAATTCTAGCACCTGTCGTTATACCTTTCAGGACAAACAGGTTTCTCGAGTTCAGTTTTCTCTACAGCTGTTTAAAAAGTTTGATAGTTCAGTTGtctcttttgaaattaaaaatatgagtaAGAAGACCAATCTGCTTGTGGACGACAAGGAGCTGGGCTACCTAAATAAAATGGATCTTCCAGACAAATGCCTGATTAGGTTTGGCGACTATCAGTTCCTGGTCGAGAAGGAAGATGGAGAGTCATTAGAATTTTTTGAGATTCAGTTTTTTTTGTCGATAAGACCACTCCTGCAAGAAAACAAGTGGCTTCCCCAGAAGCCCACACCTGAGTGTGGCAGCTATTCACCCTGTTCCATTCAAAACAATTCTCCCATGGAAGCGGGTGAAAATGAGTGGTAA